The Citrifermentans bemidjiense Bem genome window below encodes:
- a CDS encoding aldehyde ferredoxin oxidoreductase family protein, translated as MYGWTGKLLHVDLTSGTCERREIPTEILHAYLGGRGLGVRLMRDYFRLDPFDPQMPLIFAVGPLCGTNSPTAARLACVSRSPLTGTIYDCSAGGRFAWRLKGAGLDVVFVTGKSATPVVLAIDGDRAEILAAGELWGKGVKETVAALKGRGSVTAIGPAGENGVLFANIMMGEGNSIGRGGLGAVMGGKLLKAVTVQGEGVTGVADRERFDAARADVMRLFRASPVIFGELGIAEYGTPALVDLMAQRRMAPTENFKSTFFAQSANYSGPAIRKECGAKKEGCYGCPIQCKKASAKGEPLPEYETVNHFGALNGISDLHAIVRANTLCNELGLDTISAAATLSAFGEARGRFPDPVEVDRLLTDMAFRRGDGELLCQGSRRVAEALGKPGLSMSVKSLELPAYDPRGAYGMALAYVTSNRGGCHLRAYPISHEILRKPVPTDRFSFSGKARIIKIAEDVNAAVDSLVACKFAFFGATLEEYGELLSAVTGVEYGPESLKAIGERIYLTERFYNCANGFSMKDDLLPERFYSEPGSAGEGIEIPPLDRARFQEELQKYYRIRGLSPDGTFDDASLLEKLP; from the coding sequence ATGTACGGCTGGACCGGAAAATTACTGCATGTCGATTTAACCAGCGGCACCTGCGAGCGCAGGGAAATCCCGACCGAGATCCTGCACGCCTACCTGGGCGGACGCGGTCTCGGGGTCCGGCTGATGCGGGACTACTTCCGCCTCGACCCCTTCGACCCCCAGATGCCGCTCATCTTCGCCGTCGGCCCGCTCTGCGGCACCAATTCGCCCACCGCGGCCCGGCTTGCCTGCGTCTCCCGCTCGCCGCTCACCGGCACCATCTACGACTGCTCAGCCGGCGGGCGCTTTGCCTGGCGTCTGAAGGGGGCGGGGCTGGACGTCGTCTTCGTCACCGGCAAGAGCGCAACCCCGGTCGTCCTCGCCATCGACGGCGACCGCGCCGAGATCCTGGCCGCGGGTGAGCTCTGGGGCAAGGGTGTGAAGGAAACGGTAGCGGCGCTTAAAGGGCGCGGCAGCGTGACCGCCATCGGCCCTGCCGGGGAAAACGGCGTCCTTTTCGCCAACATCATGATGGGGGAGGGGAACTCCATCGGCCGGGGGGGGCTCGGTGCCGTCATGGGGGGGAAACTTCTCAAGGCCGTCACGGTGCAAGGGGAGGGTGTGACCGGGGTAGCGGACCGGGAGCGCTTCGACGCCGCCCGCGCCGACGTCATGCGCCTGTTCCGCGCTTCGCCCGTCATCTTTGGAGAGCTGGGTATCGCCGAGTACGGCACCCCGGCACTCGTCGACCTGATGGCCCAACGCCGCATGGCGCCGACGGAAAACTTCAAATCGACCTTCTTTGCCCAGTCGGCGAACTACTCCGGCCCCGCCATCCGCAAGGAGTGCGGCGCCAAAAAGGAAGGGTGCTACGGCTGCCCGATCCAGTGCAAGAAAGCGAGCGCCAAGGGGGAGCCGCTCCCCGAGTACGAGACGGTGAACCACTTCGGCGCGCTGAACGGCATCTCGGATCTCCACGCCATCGTAAGAGCAAATACCCTTTGCAACGAGCTGGGGCTCGATACCATCTCGGCCGCAGCGACCCTCTCCGCCTTTGGCGAGGCGAGGGGGCGCTTCCCCGACCCCGTCGAGGTGGACCGGCTCCTCACGGACATGGCCTTCAGGCGCGGCGACGGCGAACTCCTTTGCCAGGGGTCCCGCAGGGTGGCCGAGGCCTTGGGCAAGCCCGGGCTTTCCATGAGCGTCAAGTCGCTGGAGCTTCCCGCCTACGACCCGCGTGGCGCCTACGGCATGGCGCTCGCCTACGTCACCTCCAACCGAGGGGGGTGCCACCTGCGCGCCTACCCGATCTCCCACGAGATCCTGAGAAAGCCGGTCCCGACCGACCGCTTCTCCTTCTCCGGGAAGGCCCGCATCATCAAGATCGCCGAGGACGTGAACGCCGCGGTCGACTCGTTGGTCGCCTGCAAGTTCGCCTTTTTCGGGGCTACCCTGGAGGAGTACGGCGAACTCCTCTCCGCGGTGACCGGGGTCGAGTACGGCCCGGAGTCGCTCAAGGCGATAGGCGAGCGGATCTACCTCACCGAGCGCTTCTACAACTGCGCCAACGGCTTCAGCATGAAGGACGATCTCTTGCCGGAGCGGTTTTACAGTGAGCCCGGTTCGGCAGGGGAGGGGATCGAGATTCCGCCCCTTGACCGCGCGCGTTTCCAGGAAGAGCTGCAGAAGTATTACCGTATCCGCGGGCTCTCCCCTGACGGCACCTTTGACGATGCTTCTTTGCTCGAAAAGCTCCCCTGA
- a CDS encoding mannose-1-phosphate guanylyltransferase, whose product MYIVVLAGGSGTRFWPLSRKSTPKQLMSVFGGKSMLQRTVERVLPLKPKRILVVTNALQAAETRSQLAYIKEVAVDVIEEPVGRNTAPAIGLAASIIARFDPDGVMAVLPADHYILDEDTFRATLVEARGVAQAGSLVTLGIAPTRPETGYGYIEAAAAGGSGVVDVQRFVEKPNLERALEFLATGRFYWNSGMFVWGACTILDRIASHMPELSNALAKLSFDSDVWELADLKPQIAEIYGSIKGESIDFGVMEKAESVQVIPTSFGWSDVGSWSALPEVMEAGADGHVVIAAEGSVSVGSNECLAYGNGKMVALVGVQDLIVVDTPDALLVCAKSAAQDVKKVVEELERRGKTELL is encoded by the coding sequence ATGTACATAGTGGTACTTGCCGGCGGTTCCGGCACCAGGTTCTGGCCCCTTTCCCGCAAGAGCACGCCGAAGCAGCTCATGTCCGTCTTCGGTGGCAAATCGATGCTGCAAAGGACGGTGGAGCGGGTCCTGCCGCTGAAACCGAAACGGATACTGGTGGTGACCAACGCGCTGCAGGCGGCCGAGACCAGGAGCCAGCTCGCATACATCAAGGAGGTGGCGGTCGACGTGATCGAGGAGCCGGTGGGACGCAACACCGCACCCGCCATCGGCCTTGCCGCTTCCATCATCGCCCGCTTCGATCCCGATGGGGTCATGGCTGTCCTTCCTGCCGACCATTACATCCTGGACGAGGATACCTTCCGCGCCACCCTGGTAGAGGCAAGGGGCGTTGCCCAGGCGGGAAGCCTGGTGACGCTGGGGATCGCGCCGACGAGGCCCGAGACCGGTTACGGCTACATAGAGGCGGCCGCCGCAGGGGGCAGCGGTGTGGTAGACGTGCAGCGCTTCGTGGAAAAGCCGAACCTGGAGCGGGCCCTGGAGTTTCTCGCCACCGGCCGTTTCTATTGGAACTCCGGGATGTTCGTCTGGGGTGCCTGCACCATCCTGGACCGGATCGCGAGCCACATGCCGGAACTCTCGAATGCCTTGGCCAAACTCAGCTTCGACTCGGACGTATGGGAACTCGCCGACCTGAAGCCGCAGATAGCCGAGATCTACGGTTCAATCAAGGGTGAGTCCATCGACTTCGGCGTGATGGAAAAGGCCGAAAGCGTGCAGGTGATACCCACGTCCTTCGGCTGGAGCGACGTGGGGTCCTGGAGCGCGCTTCCGGAGGTGATGGAGGCAGGCGCGGACGGGCATGTCGTCATCGCCGCCGAAGGGTCCGTGTCCGTCGGCTCCAATGAGTGTCTTGCCTACGGCAACGGCAAAATGGTAGCCTTGGTGGGCGTTCAGGACCTGATCGTCGTGGACACGCCCGATGCGCTCCTGGTCTGCGCCAAGTCTGCGGCCCAGGACGTGAAGAAGGTGGTAGAGGAGCTGGAGCGCAGGGGCAAGACGGAACTGCTTTAA
- a CDS encoding Na+/H+ antiporter NhaA — protein MKKQLSLLQEFSIPLVAGVILALAWANLAPEQYHHLLHDPVLAGLSLHFITNDLFMTFFFGMAAVEITQSCLPGGDLHPLKRAVNPLLATAGGVLGPVAVYLLLNGWFGAPELARGWGIPTATDIALAWLAARFIFGKGHPAISFLLLLAIADDAVGLAIIAVFYGDPNTPAAPAWLLLTLAGMAACYWFRSRRVTNYWPYLVAGGVLSWSGLFLAHLHPALALVFVIPFLPHPSSETAHLFELDPEDHTPLSRFEHDWKLFVDLGLFVFGLVNAGVSFGSVGPATWLVLAALLGGKAVGIVSFALAGRGIGFPLPVGMGLRELVATGLMAGIGFTVALFVAGEAFSDPKLSGAAKMGAMLSLFAFVPAAAVERIGRRFGKAGRR, from the coding sequence ATGAAGAAACAACTAAGCCTGTTGCAGGAATTCTCGATTCCTTTGGTGGCCGGCGTCATCCTTGCCCTCGCCTGGGCCAACCTGGCGCCGGAGCAGTACCACCATCTCCTGCACGACCCGGTCCTCGCCGGTCTTTCCCTCCACTTCATCACCAACGACCTGTTCATGACCTTCTTCTTCGGCATGGCCGCGGTCGAGATTACCCAGAGCTGCCTTCCCGGCGGCGACCTGCATCCGCTGAAACGCGCGGTGAACCCGCTTCTGGCGACGGCGGGAGGGGTGCTCGGCCCGGTCGCCGTCTACCTGCTTCTGAACGGCTGGTTCGGCGCCCCCGAGCTTGCCCGTGGGTGGGGCATTCCCACCGCCACCGACATCGCGCTTGCCTGGCTTGCCGCCCGCTTCATCTTCGGCAAGGGGCACCCCGCCATATCCTTTCTGTTGCTTCTGGCCATCGCCGACGACGCGGTGGGGCTTGCCATCATCGCCGTTTTCTACGGGGACCCGAACACTCCAGCCGCACCGGCCTGGCTCTTGCTCACCCTGGCGGGGATGGCCGCCTGCTACTGGTTCCGTTCCCGGCGGGTGACCAACTACTGGCCCTACCTCGTCGCAGGCGGGGTGCTGAGCTGGTCCGGCCTGTTCCTCGCCCATCTGCACCCGGCCCTGGCGCTGGTCTTCGTCATCCCTTTCCTGCCGCATCCCTCCAGTGAGACGGCGCACCTCTTCGAGCTCGACCCGGAGGACCACACCCCGCTCTCCCGCTTCGAGCACGACTGGAAGCTGTTCGTCGACCTGGGGCTGTTCGTCTTCGGGCTGGTGAACGCCGGCGTTTCCTTCGGCTCGGTCGGTCCCGCCACCTGGCTCGTCCTCGCGGCGTTGTTAGGCGGCAAGGCGGTGGGGATCGTGTCGTTCGCGCTGGCTGGGCGCGGCATCGGCTTTCCGCTGCCGGTCGGCATGGGGCTGCGCGAACTCGTCGCCACCGGCCTAATGGCAGGGATAGGGTTTACCGTTGCCCTCTTCGTGGCAGGCGAGGCGTTTTCCGACCCGAAGCTGAGCGGCGCCGCCAAGATGGGGGCGATGCTGAGCCTCTTCGCATTTGTGCCGGCTGCCGCGGTCGAGAGGATAGGCCGCCGGTTCGGCAAGGCCGGCCGGCGCTAA
- a CDS encoding phosphomannose isomerase type II C-terminal cupin domain, with protein MERGERPWGTYTVLDENSGYKIKRIEVLPGQRLSLQKHHHRSEHWIVVSGTAKVTCGDKIRVVNINESTFIPIGASHRLENPGVIPLIIIEVQSGEYLGEDDIVRFQDDYQRVETTVDPSVDPAL; from the coding sequence ATGGAGCGCGGAGAGCGTCCCTGGGGAACATACACGGTACTGGACGAGAACAGCGGCTACAAGATCAAGCGCATCGAGGTCTTGCCGGGCCAGCGCCTGTCGCTGCAGAAGCACCACCACAGAAGCGAGCACTGGATCGTCGTTTCCGGCACCGCCAAGGTCACCTGCGGCGACAAGATCCGTGTAGTCAACATCAACGAGTCCACCTTCATCCCCATCGGGGCCAGCCACCGCCTGGAAAACCCGGGGGTGATTCCGCTGATCATCATCGAAGTGCAAAGCGGCGAGTACCTGGGCGAGGACGATATCGTCCGGTTCCAGGACGACTACCAGCGCGTCGAAACGACCGTCGATCCGAGCGTGGACCCGGCCCTTTAA
- the rfbD gene encoding dTDP-4-dehydrorhamnose reductase: MILVVGSKGMLGQELMQVFGDAARGVDLDDIDITDLASVQRVLLTLKPRIVINAAAYTDVDGCQAEVEKAMQVNGEGVAYLALTTKEIGAKLVQVSTDYIFDGKKGSPYVEDDLASPLSIYGESKLAGEMNAWFNPDHLIVRTQWLYGHGGKNFVETMLKLAGERSELSVVDDQTGSPTWAYDLALAIKALLDKGCGGTYHAANAGFVSWNGFAKEIFRLAGIADIKVNPMSTAELNRPAPRPLYSTLDCSKLAQDTGFALQPWQQALERYLELRPAR, from the coding sequence ATGATATTAGTGGTGGGGAGCAAAGGGATGCTGGGGCAGGAACTGATGCAGGTGTTCGGCGACGCCGCCCGCGGGGTGGACCTCGACGACATCGACATCACCGACCTCGCTTCGGTGCAGCGGGTCCTTTTGACCCTCAAACCCCGCATCGTCATCAACGCCGCAGCCTACACCGACGTGGACGGCTGCCAGGCAGAGGTGGAAAAGGCGATGCAGGTCAACGGCGAAGGGGTCGCCTACCTGGCCCTGACCACCAAGGAGATCGGCGCCAAGCTGGTGCAGGTCAGCACCGACTACATCTTCGACGGCAAGAAGGGGTCGCCCTACGTAGAGGACGACCTGGCGTCTCCGCTTTCCATCTACGGCGAGTCGAAGCTGGCCGGCGAGATGAACGCCTGGTTCAACCCCGACCACCTGATCGTCCGGACCCAGTGGCTTTACGGCCACGGCGGCAAGAACTTCGTCGAGACGATGCTGAAGCTGGCGGGGGAGAGGAGCGAACTCTCCGTGGTGGACGACCAGACCGGCTCCCCCACCTGGGCCTACGATCTCGCCCTGGCCATCAAGGCGCTCTTGGACAAGGGGTGCGGTGGCACCTACCATGCCGCGAACGCCGGTTTCGTCTCTTGGAACGGTTTCGCTAAGGAGATCTTCCGCCTGGCGGGGATTGCCGACATCAAGGTCAATCCGATGAGCACGGCGGAGCTGAACCGCCCGGCGCCGCGCCCGCTCTACTCGACGCTCGATTGCAGCAAGCTCGCCCAGGATACCGGGTTCGCGCTGCAGCCCTGGCAGCAGGCCCTGGAGCGGTACCTGGAACTGCGGCCGGCACGATAG
- the rfbB gene encoding dTDP-glucose 4,6-dehydratase, producing the protein MQDAFTPTSLLVTGGAGFIGSNFINHFMAGNPGCRVINLDLLTYAGNLKNLAAVEENPDYRFVKGDICDAGLVAGLLAEGEVDAVVHFAAESHVDRSITGPDIFVRTNVLGTQTLLEASRLHAERVAGFRFLQVSTDEVYGSLGAQGYFTEETPLAPNSPYSASKAGADLLVRAYSETFGLATLNTRCSNNYGPYHFPEKLIPLMIHNILKKKPLPVYGDGLNVRDWLHVKDHSVAIERVLKLGKPGEIFNVGGNNEWKNIDIVNLVCDLMDERLGRRPGESRGLIAFVKDRKGHDRRYAIDASKLKRELSWEPSYTFERGIAETIDWYLANQGWVEEVVSGAYREYYEKQYGQH; encoded by the coding sequence ATGCAGGACGCATTCACCCCGACCTCGCTTCTGGTGACAGGAGGTGCCGGGTTCATCGGTTCCAATTTCATCAACCACTTCATGGCCGGTAACCCCGGCTGCCGGGTCATCAACCTGGACCTTTTGACCTACGCCGGGAACCTGAAGAACCTGGCTGCCGTGGAGGAAAACCCCGACTACCGCTTCGTGAAAGGGGACATCTGCGACGCCGGCCTCGTGGCCGGACTCCTCGCCGAGGGAGAGGTGGACGCCGTGGTGCATTTCGCCGCCGAATCCCACGTGGACCGTTCCATCACCGGCCCCGACATCTTCGTGAGGACCAACGTCCTCGGGACCCAGACGCTGCTCGAAGCAAGCCGGCTGCACGCAGAGCGCGTTGCCGGTTTCCGGTTCCTGCAGGTCTCAACAGACGAGGTGTACGGCAGCCTCGGCGCCCAAGGGTACTTCACCGAAGAGACGCCGCTGGCGCCCAACTCCCCCTACTCGGCCAGCAAGGCGGGGGCGGACCTCCTGGTGCGCGCCTACTCCGAGACCTTCGGCCTCGCCACCCTGAACACCCGCTGCTCCAACAACTACGGCCCGTACCACTTCCCGGAGAAGCTGATTCCGCTCATGATCCACAACATCCTCAAGAAGAAGCCGCTGCCGGTGTACGGAGACGGACTGAACGTGCGGGACTGGCTGCACGTGAAGGATCACTCCGTCGCCATCGAGCGGGTGCTAAAGCTTGGAAAGCCGGGGGAGATCTTCAACGTCGGCGGCAACAACGAGTGGAAGAACATAGACATCGTGAACCTGGTCTGCGACCTGATGGACGAAAGGCTCGGGCGGCGCCCCGGCGAGAGCAGGGGACTGATCGCCTTCGTCAAGGACCGCAAGGGTCACGACCGCCGCTACGCCATAGACGCCTCCAAGCTGAAGCGGGAGCTTTCCTGGGAACCGAGCTACACCTTCGAGCGCGGCATCGCCGAGACCATCGACTGGTACCTGGCTAACCAGGGGTGGGTCGAGGAAGTTGTTTCCGGCGCCTACCGCGAATACTACGAGAAGCAGTACGGGCAGCACTAA
- a CDS encoding LPS-assembly protein LptD, with amino-acid sequence MKAARAAWLLTYLLLLAIPAQGELAVPVDKEVTLKANDLSVDVPTQSYRAQGEVHITQDGLSLLADSVVYRRLTGEAQAQGGVFMERSGDTMKGDSLSLNLLSQKGELLNGELFVKRSNFRLRAERLEKTGPDDYKMTKGTFTTCDGDKPSWRFEARQVKVTLEDFATAKDAVFYAGDVPIFYTPYLIFPANIERQSGLLLPKLGYSSKKGFYYDQPYYWAINPSQEATFDLDLESSRGAGGGVDYRYLRPHGSSGRLQAFGIYDTQKSEFRGEVDQQHLELLTPRLTLASNIHLITDRRYFLDYGEFSGDYNRQYLESTVSFDQRWERSGLFGELRYTDDLEAPNNDATLQRLPTIGFIAAGEKVGPAFFSMDSRFTNFQREAGATGQRLQLHPRLAWYGKPAGLLDLSLYGGYQQRMYSAQGKSSESGWRQLGQADAGGSLSLPLERVYDGRLRHLMIPAVEYSFVQQRRDDDLPFFDYDDRVLGQNAVRWSLSNVVTRKFAEADGIPEYRDLLYLKLSQGYWLSGQRRDLLTLVDEGHRLTDLMLEGVLTPVQRLSVAFDTRYNMSDSQFSTANVGVELKGEGRDKAKLGYRHSRGEVDYVEGGFTFPVTKDITADLLGRFSADSGEFLESRYAVEYRRQCWSVVFSYSDRVGSRNVAGEQQFSVNFTLAGLGSLGPLRAF; translated from the coding sequence ATGAAAGCTGCAAGAGCCGCCTGGCTTCTCACATACCTTCTGCTGTTGGCGATACCCGCCCAGGGAGAACTCGCGGTCCCCGTCGACAAAGAGGTCACCCTGAAAGCGAACGACCTCTCGGTGGACGTCCCGACGCAGAGCTACCGTGCCCAGGGCGAGGTCCATATCACCCAGGACGGCCTCTCCCTTTTGGCCGACAGCGTGGTCTACCGCCGGCTCACCGGCGAGGCCCAGGCGCAGGGGGGCGTTTTCATGGAGCGCAGCGGCGACACCATGAAGGGGGACAGCCTTTCTTTGAACCTGCTGTCCCAAAAAGGGGAACTCTTAAACGGAGAGCTTTTCGTCAAGAGGTCGAACTTCCGGTTGCGCGCCGAGCGCCTGGAGAAGACCGGCCCCGACGATTACAAGATGACCAAGGGAACCTTCACCACCTGCGACGGCGACAAGCCCAGCTGGAGGTTCGAGGCGAGGCAGGTGAAGGTGACCCTGGAGGACTTCGCCACGGCTAAGGACGCCGTCTTCTACGCCGGCGACGTCCCCATCTTCTATACCCCTTATCTAATTTTCCCCGCCAACATCGAAAGACAGTCGGGGCTGCTGCTCCCAAAGCTCGGCTACTCTTCCAAGAAAGGGTTCTACTACGACCAGCCTTACTACTGGGCCATCAACCCCAGCCAGGAGGCGACCTTCGACCTCGACCTAGAGAGTTCCCGGGGAGCCGGGGGCGGGGTGGACTACCGCTACCTGCGTCCACACGGCAGCTCTGGAAGGCTGCAGGCCTTCGGCATCTACGACACCCAGAAGTCGGAGTTCCGCGGCGAGGTGGACCAGCAGCACCTGGAACTCCTCACCCCCAGGCTCACCCTTGCCTCCAATATCCATCTCATCACCGACCGCCGCTACTTCCTTGATTACGGCGAGTTCTCTGGCGACTACAACCGGCAGTACCTGGAGTCGACGGTCTCCTTTGACCAGCGCTGGGAGCGCAGCGGCCTGTTCGGCGAGCTGCGCTACACCGACGACCTGGAGGCCCCCAACAACGACGCCACCTTGCAGCGGCTGCCCACTATCGGTTTCATCGCCGCAGGCGAGAAGGTGGGGCCCGCATTTTTCTCCATGGATAGCCGCTTCACCAACTTCCAGCGCGAGGCGGGAGCCACCGGGCAGCGCCTGCAACTGCATCCCCGGCTCGCCTGGTACGGCAAACCCGCTGGCCTTTTGGACCTTTCCCTTTACGGCGGGTACCAGCAGCGGATGTACAGCGCCCAAGGGAAGAGCAGCGAGAGCGGATGGCGGCAACTGGGGCAGGCGGACGCAGGCGGATCGCTCTCTTTGCCGCTGGAGCGCGTGTACGACGGCCGGTTGCGGCATCTGATGATCCCGGCTGTCGAGTACAGCTTCGTACAGCAACGGCGCGACGACGACCTCCCGTTTTTCGATTACGACGACCGCGTGCTGGGGCAAAATGCCGTCCGCTGGTCGCTCAGCAACGTGGTGACCCGGAAGTTCGCCGAAGCGGACGGAATTCCCGAGTACCGCGACCTCCTCTACCTGAAGCTCTCCCAGGGGTACTGGCTTTCGGGGCAGCGCCGCGACCTCCTCACCCTGGTGGATGAGGGACACCGGCTCACGGACCTGATGCTGGAGGGGGTGCTCACCCCGGTACAACGGCTCTCCGTGGCGTTCGATACACGCTACAACATGAGCGACAGCCAGTTTTCCACCGCGAACGTCGGGGTGGAGTTGAAGGGAGAGGGGCGCGACAAGGCGAAGCTAGGGTACCGCCACAGCCGTGGGGAAGTCGACTACGTCGAGGGGGGCTTCACCTTCCCGGTCACCAAGGACATCACCGCCGACCTCTTGGGGCGTTTTTCCGCGGATAGCGGGGAGTTTCTGGAATCCCGCTACGCCGTCGAGTACCGGCGCCAGTGCTGGAGCGTTGTCTTCTCCTACTCCGATCGGGTAGGGAGCCGCAACGTCGCCGGCGAGCAGCAGTTCAGCGTCAACTTCACCCTGGCAGGGCTCGGTTCGCTGGGTCCGCTGCGGGCATTTTAG
- a CDS encoding bifunctional folylpolyglutamate synthase/dihydrofolate synthase, with amino-acid sequence MTYAETLSHIYALGRFGMKPGLSRISPLLAALGNPQERFRSVHVVGTNGKGSTASFLSSILSAGGYRTGLFTSPHLISFTERIRIDGNEISQEDVVLVAARVMAAAPPESTFFEIVTALAVLYFAEKGVEVAVFEAGMGGRLDATNALDGILCAVTPISLEHTEYLGETLAEIAQEKAGICKPGAPLVSASQHADVEAAIATRADEIGSPLYRQQESFDAFWQGERLCYRGIGVTLDDLKVGLFGRYQRGNAALALAVAELLGGLGFPLPPQAMAAGMARAFWPGRMELFPGPPRVLLDGAHNPAGANALAEALAEVPRARLFMVVGVMGDKELGGILGPLLPMADQVFCVTPALERALPAEEIARFCLAAGVPAQEAGSVTQGVQQAQSAAADEDLILVCGSLFTVGEARGYLLSRSFEPFRG; translated from the coding sequence ATGACCTACGCCGAAACCCTCAGCCACATCTACGCCTTGGGGCGTTTCGGGATGAAGCCGGGGCTATCCCGGATCTCCCCGCTGCTTGCCGCGCTGGGCAATCCTCAGGAGCGGTTCCGGAGCGTCCACGTGGTCGGCACCAACGGCAAGGGATCGACCGCCTCCTTTCTCAGTTCCATACTCAGCGCCGGAGGGTACCGGACGGGGCTCTTCACCTCTCCGCACCTGATCTCCTTCACCGAGCGCATCCGCATAGACGGCAACGAAATATCCCAAGAGGACGTGGTGCTTGTGGCCGCGCGCGTTATGGCCGCCGCGCCGCCGGAGAGCACCTTCTTCGAGATAGTGACGGCCCTGGCCGTTTTGTACTTCGCCGAAAAAGGGGTCGAAGTAGCGGTCTTCGAGGCCGGCATGGGGGGGCGCCTCGACGCCACCAACGCTCTCGACGGCATCCTCTGCGCGGTCACCCCGATCTCGCTGGAGCATACCGAGTACCTGGGGGAAACCCTCGCGGAGATAGCTCAGGAGAAGGCCGGCATCTGCAAGCCCGGGGCGCCCCTGGTATCCGCCTCGCAGCACGCTGACGTCGAAGCGGCCATAGCAACCCGCGCCGACGAGATCGGCTCCCCCTTGTACCGCCAGCAGGAATCTTTCGACGCCTTCTGGCAGGGGGAGAGGCTTTGCTACCGCGGCATCGGGGTGACCCTGGATGACCTCAAGGTCGGGCTTTTCGGGCGCTACCAGCGCGGCAACGCGGCACTGGCACTGGCGGTTGCGGAACTACTGGGGGGGCTCGGCTTCCCCCTGCCGCCGCAGGCGATGGCGGCCGGCATGGCGCGCGCTTTTTGGCCGGGAAGGATGGAACTCTTCCCCGGGCCGCCGCGTGTGCTTTTGGACGGCGCCCACAACCCAGCCGGCGCCAACGCCCTTGCCGAGGCGCTCGCGGAGGTCCCGCGCGCGAGGCTTTTCATGGTGGTCGGCGTCATGGGGGACAAGGAACTCGGGGGGATACTCGGGCCGCTGCTCCCCATGGCCGATCAGGTATTCTGCGTGACCCCAGCCCTGGAACGGGCGCTGCCGGCGGAGGAGATCGCCCGCTTCTGCCTTGCCGCCGGGGTGCCGGCGCAGGAGGCCGGGAGCGTGACGCAGGGGGTGCAACAGGCGCAATCTGCCGCCGCCGATGAAGACCTCATACTCGTCTGCGGGTCCCTCTTTACCGTCGGGGAGGCGCGGGGATACCTGCTGTCGCGCAGCTTCGAGCCGTTCAGGGGTTGA
- the accD gene encoding acetyl-CoA carboxylase, carboxyltransferase subunit beta produces the protein MAWFKRDNPPQAKGPAHRVKVPEGLWTKCVSCGETIYTKDIENNLNVCPKCNHHYRVSSKKRLELLLDEGSFTEFDAGVVSVDFLEFKDSKSYQDRIDQALAKGGSKDAIICGSGRIEGTPVQICVFDFSFMGGSMGSVVGEKITRGIERALSDRTPCIIVSASGGARMQESILSLMQMAKTSAALAKLREAGLPFVSILTDPTTGGVTASFAMLGDINMAEPKALIGFAGPRVIEQTIRQKLPQGFQRSEYLLDHGMVDVIVERSKMKSQLSSILTMLYRP, from the coding sequence ATGGCTTGGTTTAAAAGAGACAATCCGCCGCAGGCTAAGGGACCGGCTCACAGGGTGAAGGTTCCCGAGGGGCTCTGGACGAAGTGCGTCAGCTGCGGCGAGACGATCTACACGAAGGACATCGAGAACAATCTCAACGTCTGCCCCAAGTGCAACCACCATTACCGGGTCTCCTCCAAGAAGAGGCTGGAGCTTCTCCTCGACGAGGGGAGCTTCACCGAATTCGACGCAGGCGTCGTCTCGGTCGACTTCCTCGAGTTCAAGGATTCCAAGAGCTACCAGGACCGCATCGACCAAGCCCTCGCCAAGGGCGGCAGCAAGGACGCCATCATCTGCGGCTCCGGCCGCATCGAGGGGACCCCGGTGCAGATCTGCGTCTTCGACTTCTCCTTCATGGGAGGCTCCATGGGGAGCGTCGTGGGCGAGAAGATCACCCGCGGCATCGAGCGCGCGCTTTCCGACCGCACCCCCTGCATCATAGTCTCCGCTTCCGGCGGCGCGCGTATGCAGGAGAGCATCCTCTCGCTCATGCAGATGGCGAAGACCTCCGCGGCGCTGGCCAAGCTGCGCGAAGCGGGGCTTCCCTTCGTCTCCATCCTTACCGACCCCACCACCGGCGGGGTCACCGCCAGCTTCGCCATGCTGGGCGACATCAACATGGCTGAGCCCAAGGCCCTGATCGGCTTCGCCGGCCCGCGCGTCATCGAGCAGACCATCAGGCAGAAGCTCCCGCAGGGTTTCCAGCGCTCCGAGTACCTTTTGGACCACGGCATGGTCGACGTCATCGTGGAGAGGAGCAAGATGAAGTCGCAGCTCTCCAGCATCCTGACGATGCTCTATCGCCCCTAA